A genome region from Gouania willdenowi chromosome 9, fGouWil2.1, whole genome shotgun sequence includes the following:
- the ela3l gene encoding elastase 3 like, protein MIPIVLASVLIASAIGCGTPPIEPLTSRVVNGVNAKPHSWPWQISLQYERDGVWRHTCGGSLIAANWVMTAAHCINTKFSYRVFVGKHNLVEDEAGSKAILPEQIIVHEKWNPIFVAFGNDIALIKLSEPVTLSDQVQLACLPPAGTVLDNLSPCYITGWGRLYTGGPIADQLQQALMPVADHATCSKPDWWGIAVRTTMVCAGGDGIVAGCNGDSGGPLNCQNADGAWEVHGIASFVSGLGCNFIRKPTVFTRVSAFNDWIDQNMMNN, encoded by the exons ATGATCCCCATTGTGCTGGCCTCAGTGCTTATTGCTAGTG CCATTGGGTGTGGCACCCCACCCATTGAGCCCTTGACTTCCCGTGTGGTCAATGGAGTAAATGCCAAGCCCCACAGCTGGCCCTGGCAG ATCTCTCTGCAGTATGAGAGGGATGGAGTGTGGAGGCACACATGTGGGGGTTCTTTGATTGCTGCCAACTGGGTCATGACAGCTGCTCACTGCATCAA CACCAAGTTCTCCTACAGGGTGTTTGTGGGCAAACACAACCTGGTTGAGGATGAGGCCGGCTCCAAGGCCATCCTGCCTGAGCAGATTATTGTTCATGAGAAATGGAACCCCATCTTCGTGGCCTTCGG CAACGACATTGCCCTGATAAAGCTGTCAGAGCCTGTGACTCTGAGCGACCAGGTGCAGTTGGCATGTCTCCCTCCTGCTGGCACTGTGCTGGACAACCTCTCGCCCTGCTACATCACCGGATGGGGCCGTCTGTACA CCGGAGGTCCCATCGCTGATCAGCTGCAGCAGGCACTGATGCCTGTGGCTGACCATGCCACCTGCTCCAAGCCTGACTGGTGGGGTATTGCAGTCAGGACCACGATGGTGTGTGCTGGTGGAGATGGAATTGTGGCTGGATGTAAC GGTGACTCTGGTGGTCCGCTCAACTGTCAGAATGCTGATGGTGCTTGGGAGGTTCATGGCATCGCCAGCTTCGTCTCTGGTCTGGGCTGCAACTTCATCAGGAAACCCACCGTCTTCACCAGAGTCTCTGCCTTCAACGACTGGATCGACCAG AACATGATGAACAATTAA